From Candidatus Palibaumannia cicadellinicola, the proteins below share one genomic window:
- the rpe gene encoding ribulose-phosphate 3-epimerase, whose product MKNFWIAPSILSADFACLGEDTARVVSAGADLVHFDVMDNHYVPNITIGPLVLTALRKYGINAPIDVHLMVKPVDNLIISFANAGANYISFHKEASEHIDSSLQLIKAHGCKAGLVFNPATSLECLEYVIDKIDMILLMSVNPGFSGQSFISSTIDKIRKVRKIINFYNREIRLEVDGGINIENIGTIAIAGADTFVAGSAIFSQKNYHTVINAMRNAISLVVGK is encoded by the coding sequence ATGAAAAACTTTTGGATAGCACCATCTATTTTATCAGCTGACTTTGCTTGTTTAGGTGAAGATACTGCACGAGTAGTATCAGCTGGTGCTGACTTAGTACATTTTGATGTTATGGATAATCACTATGTACCAAATATTACTATTGGCCCATTAGTATTAACAGCATTACGTAAATACGGTATTAATGCACCAATAGATGTGCACCTAATGGTTAAGCCAGTAGATAATTTAATTATTTCTTTTGCAAATGCAGGTGCTAATTATATTTCTTTCCATAAAGAAGCATCAGAACATATCGATAGTTCTCTGCAGCTAATTAAAGCACATGGTTGTAAAGCAGGACTAGTATTTAATCCTGCTACATCACTTGAATGTTTAGAATATGTAATAGATAAAATTGATATGATTTTGTTAATGTCGGTTAATCCAGGTTTTAGTGGTCAATCTTTCATTTCATCTACTATAGACAAAATAAGAAAGGTACGAAAAATAATTAATTTCTATAATAGAGAGATCCGTCTTGAAGTAGATGGCGGCATTAATATAGAAAATATAGGTACTATTGCTATTGCAGGAGCAGATACTTTTGTCGCAGGTTCAGCTATTTTTAGCCAAAAAAATTATCATACTGTTATTAACGCAATGCGTAACGCTATTTCATTAGTTGTGGGTAAATAA
- the aroK gene encoding shikimate kinase AroK has translation MIEKRNLFLVGPMGAGKSTIGRQLAQQLNMEFFDSDQEIERRTGADVGWVFDLEGEDGFRYREEKVINELTEKQGIVLATGGGSIKSRETRNRLSARGVVIYLETTIEKQLLRTQRDKKRPLLQQVEIPPREVLEALARERNHLYEEIADITISANEHSAKFVAYQIISILERNN, from the coding sequence ATGATAGAGAAACGAAATCTATTTCTTGTTGGGCCTATGGGTGCTGGTAAAAGCACTATTGGTCGTCAGTTGGCTCAACAGCTTAATATGGAATTTTTTGATTCTGATCAAGAAATTGAGCGACGCACTGGTGCTGATGTAGGCTGGGTATTTGACTTAGAAGGTGAAGATGGTTTCCGTTATAGAGAAGAAAAAGTAATTAACGAACTTACAGAGAAACAAGGAATAGTACTTGCTACTGGAGGAGGCTCGATAAAATCTAGAGAAACACGTAATCGTCTTTCTGCACGTGGAGTAGTTATTTATCTAGAAACTACTATTGAAAAACAGCTGTTACGTACGCAGCGTGATAAGAAACGTCCATTATTACAACAAGTTGAAATACCCCCAAGAGAAGTATTAGAAGCATTGGCACGAGAACGTAACCATTTATATGAAGAAATCGCTGATATCACTATTAGTGCTAATGAACACAGCGCTAAGTTTGTTGCTTATCAAATTATCAGTATACTAGAACGTAATAACTAA
- the pssA gene encoding CDP-diacylglycerol--serine O-phosphatidyltransferase, with product MFLENSNKHQQYLIQLPKISQNVADIQTLYSPKDFYHTLLKAILGAKHRIYIVSLYLEKDQGGEVILNALYQARKVNPNIDIVVLVDLHRAQRSRIGGSNTINTTNADWYYQIAESYPDVNVPVYGVPINTREALGILHLKGFIVDNNVIYSGASINNVYLHKQNKYRYDRYYMINNQLLADSLLIYIKQQFLTKSAVNKLNDITCNKSSNCHIKNYNIRLFRHSLRYADYCYEGSTAQDELTITPLVGLGTKSILNQTIHHLICSINTNITLCTPYFNMPAKLSRDLVSQLRKGKQIEVIVGDKTANDFYINSDNHFKIIGILPYLYEINLRSFIKGLQNYLDNGQLIIRLWKHGENSYHIKGLWADKEWLLLTGNNFNQRSWRLDLENALLIHDPNNELYYQREQELTLIRTYTKMLNHYTELQSIADYPVNVRKIIRRLRPILIHRLINQII from the coding sequence ATGTTTTTAGAAAATAGTAATAAACATCAACAATACCTTATACAATTGCCTAAAATTTCTCAGAATGTAGCAGATATACAAACGCTTTATAGTCCTAAAGATTTTTATCATACGCTACTGAAAGCTATATTAGGAGCAAAACATCGTATATATATAGTATCACTGTATTTAGAGAAAGATCAAGGTGGTGAAGTTATTCTAAATGCCTTATATCAAGCAAGAAAAGTGAATCCTAATATAGACATAGTAGTATTAGTAGATTTGCATAGAGCACAACGTAGTCGTATAGGTGGTAGTAATACAATAAATACTACTAATGCTGACTGGTATTATCAGATAGCTGAATCTTATCCTGATGTCAATGTGCCAGTATATGGTGTTCCTATCAATACGCGCGAAGCGCTTGGTATACTACATTTAAAAGGTTTTATTGTTGATAATAACGTTATTTACAGTGGTGCTAGCATAAATAATGTTTATTTACATAAACAAAATAAGTATCGTTATGATAGATATTATATGATAAATAACCAACTGTTAGCTGATTCTTTACTAATTTACATTAAGCAGCAGTTTTTAACCAAATCAGCAGTCAACAAACTTAATGATATTACATGTAATAAAAGTTCTAATTGTCATATAAAAAACTATAATATTAGGTTATTTCGGCACTCTCTACGCTATGCAGATTACTGCTATGAAGGAAGTACGGCACAAGATGAATTAACAATTACGCCTTTAGTAGGTTTAGGAACAAAAAGTATTTTAAATCAAACTATTCATCACCTTATTTGTTCAATAAATACTAATATAACACTATGTACCCCTTATTTTAATATGCCTGCAAAGTTATCAAGAGATTTAGTTAGTCAATTACGTAAAGGTAAGCAGATTGAAGTAATCGTTGGTGATAAAACTGCTAACGATTTTTATATAAACTCTGATAACCATTTTAAAATAATTGGAATTTTACCATATTTATATGAAATTAATCTGCGTAGTTTTATTAAGGGATTACAAAATTATTTAGATAACGGTCAATTGATAATAAGATTATGGAAACATGGCGAAAATAGTTATCATATTAAGGGTCTGTGGGCAGATAAAGAGTGGTTATTATTAACTGGTAATAATTTTAATCAGCGTTCTTGGCGACTTGATTTAGAAAATGCGCTATTAATTCACGATCCTAATAATGAATTATACTACCAGCGTGAGCAAGAATTAACATTGATACGTACTTATACAAAAATGTTGAATCATTATACTGAATTACAATCTATCGCAGATTATCCAGTGAATGTACGTAAAATTATTCGTAGATTACGCCCTATTCTAATTCACAGATTAATTAATCAAATAATCTAG
- a CDS encoding DedA family protein — MIQTLLHALWQQDFQKFSDPKLVYATYLLVFIILFLENGILPAAFLPGDSLLILIGVLIAKGILTFPITLLLLTIAVSLGSWLSYLQGTWLENNSVVNSWLANLPPNYHIRAHRMFHRHGLSALLFGRFIAFIRTLLPTIAGLSGLSNSRFQFFNWMSAFFWVLILTVLGFFNWKKNNYFKYYEEEIMLCLMLLPLTLLTIGLISYGAIKLREKFSVRSK, encoded by the coding sequence ATGATACAAACACTATTACATGCCTTATGGCAACAGGATTTTCAAAAATTTTCTGATCCAAAACTAGTATATGCTACTTATTTATTAGTATTCATTATTCTTTTTTTAGAGAATGGAATTCTGCCAGCTGCTTTTCTACCTGGAGATAGTCTATTAATATTGATAGGTGTACTAATTGCTAAAGGTATATTAACTTTTCCTATTACTTTACTACTACTAACTATTGCAGTAAGCTTAGGTAGCTGGTTAAGCTACCTACAAGGTACTTGGTTAGAAAATAATAGTGTTGTTAATAGCTGGCTAGCAAATTTACCACCTAATTATCATATTCGGGCTCATAGAATGTTTCATCGTCATGGGCTATCAGCTTTACTATTTGGCCGTTTCATTGCCTTTATACGCACTTTACTGCCAACTATTGCCGGACTATCTGGTCTTAGTAACTCACGCTTTCAATTTTTTAACTGGATGAGTGCATTTTTTTGGGTGTTAATATTAACTGTGCTAGGGTTTTTTAATTGGAAAAAAAATAATTATTTTAAATATTATGAAGAAGAAATAATGCTGTGCCTGATGTTGCTCCCATTGACGCTATTAACAATAGGACTAATTAGTTATGGTGCAATAAAATTGCGTGAAAAATTTTCTGTCAGAAGTAAATAA
- a CDS encoding BolA family protein, whose translation MTTNEIKNLLMSMLTLDEVYVSSNVNHIQIIAISKQFTGMSRVKKQQIIYAPLIKYIANNSIHSISIKAYSPEEWQIYSKFI comes from the coding sequence ATGACAACCAATGAAATAAAAAATTTATTAATGTCAATGCTAACATTAGATGAAGTATATGTAAGTAGTAACGTTAACCATATTCAGATTATTGCTATTAGTAAACAATTTACTGGCATGAGTCGTGTTAAAAAACAACAGATTATTTATGCGCCACTCATAAAATATATAGCTAATAACAGTATTCATTCTATTTCTATCAAAGCATATTCTCCAGAAGAATGGCAAATTTATAGTAAATTTATATGA
- the murA gene encoding UDP-N-acetylglucosamine 1-carboxyvinyltransferase, which yields MDKFIITGPTPLIGKVTISGAKNAALPILFATLLTEDLVEIQNIPKLKDIETTIQLLSQLGVKIKRNGSVYVDASKVDIYCAQYDFVKTMRASIWVLGPLVARFGLGKVSLPGGCAIGARPVDMHLSGLKQLGAAIKLEDGYVQASVTGRLRGAYIMMDKISVGATITIMSAATLAEGVTIIDNAAREPEIVDTANFLTTLGAKIIGAGSNKITIEGVTCLGGGIYRILPDRIETATFLVAAAISRGNILCQATCPNILDTVLTKLRETGANIETGYDWISLNINGQRPKAIAVRTEPYPGFPTDLQAIFSLLNLVANGTGLITETIFENRFMHIKELRRMGVHADIKSNTLICYGVEKLSGAQVVATDLRSSASLVLAGCIAEGITIVDRIYHIDRGYDDIEGKLRSLGAKIERISGKL from the coding sequence ATGGATAAATTTATTATAACAGGTCCTACTCCTTTGATAGGAAAAGTTACTATTTCTGGTGCTAAAAATGCAGCTTTACCAATTTTATTTGCCACTTTATTAACAGAAGATCTAGTAGAAATACAAAATATTCCTAAACTGAAAGATATCGAAACAACAATACAATTACTTAGCCAGCTTGGCGTAAAGATTAAACGGAATGGATCAGTATATGTAGATGCGAGTAAAGTGGATATATATTGTGCACAATATGATTTTGTAAAAACAATGCGTGCTTCTATTTGGGTACTTGGTCCCCTTGTAGCTCGTTTTGGACTAGGTAAAGTTTCTTTACCAGGAGGTTGTGCTATTGGTGCACGTCCAGTTGATATGCATCTGAGTGGTTTAAAACAGCTAGGAGCTGCTATTAAGTTAGAAGATGGATATGTTCAAGCATCGGTAACAGGAAGGCTGCGAGGAGCATATATAATGATGGATAAAATTAGTGTAGGCGCTACTATAACTATTATGAGCGCTGCTACGCTAGCAGAAGGAGTCACTATTATTGATAATGCTGCACGTGAACCTGAAATTGTTGATACTGCTAATTTTCTTACTACTTTAGGTGCTAAAATTATTGGTGCCGGAAGTAATAAAATTACTATTGAGGGCGTTACTTGTCTAGGCGGGGGAATTTACCGCATACTACCAGATCGCATTGAAACTGCGACATTCTTAGTAGCAGCTGCTATTTCTCGTGGCAATATTTTATGTCAAGCTACATGTCCTAATATACTAGATACAGTATTAACTAAATTACGTGAAACTGGTGCAAATATAGAAACTGGATATGATTGGATAAGCTTAAATATAAATGGACAAAGGCCTAAAGCAATTGCTGTACGTACCGAGCCGTATCCTGGGTTTCCTACTGATCTGCAGGCAATATTTAGTTTATTAAATTTAGTTGCTAATGGAACAGGATTAATTACTGAAACAATTTTTGAAAATCGTTTTATGCACATCAAAGAACTTAGACGTATGGGTGTACATGCTGATATTAAAAGTAATACTCTGATCTGCTATGGTGTAGAAAAACTGTCAGGAGCACAAGTAGTTGCTACTGATTTAAGATCTTCTGCTAGCTTAGTTTTAGCTGGATGTATTGCAGAAGGTATAACTATAGTAGATCGTATTTATCATATTGATCGTGGTTATGATGATATTGAAGGTAAATTACGTAGTTTAGGCGCTAAAATAGAACGTATTAGCGGAAAATTATAA
- a CDS encoding Do family serine endopeptidase translates to MKIKYLFYVLILSCLLTYLPLCVTIAALPPEINGNTTTSMPPSLAPMLAKVLPAVVSVHVEGTQSIQRPTLLLPKEFRYFFSPDIPNGNYSIRPFEGLGSGVIINAKKGYVITNNHVIAGADKIKVQLNDGRKFEAKLVGHDEQTDLALLQLPSYKNLTEVKIADSDILKVGDFVVAVGNPFGLDQTVTSGIISALGRSGLNLEGLENFIQTDASINRGNSGGALVNINGELIGINTAILAPGGGNIGIGFAIPSNIVKNLSQQLIEFGEVKRSQLGIKGTELTADIAKEFQIEAQHGAFISEVIAGSAAAKANIKAGDIIISIDGKLIQSFDELRVKVGTTTPGKKIKLGLIRNGKPLSQVVVLEDSAYCTSNPDLLTPELQGAYLSDGTMKDGTKCIIVDDVLKDSPAALMGIQKGDIIIGINLNRLNNISQLRKILRNKPAAMALNILRGHKNIFLLLE, encoded by the coding sequence ATGAAAATAAAATATTTATTTTACGTATTAATACTGAGTTGTTTATTAACTTATTTACCATTGTGCGTGACAATAGCAGCTTTACCTCCCGAAATTAATGGAAACACTACTACTAGTATGCCACCAAGTTTAGCTCCTATGCTAGCAAAAGTTCTACCAGCAGTAGTAAGTGTTCATGTTGAAGGAACACAATCAATACAGCGTCCTACATTATTATTACCTAAAGAATTTAGATATTTCTTTAGTCCTGATATTCCAAATGGAAACTATAGTATAAGACCTTTCGAAGGATTAGGATCTGGAGTTATTATTAATGCTAAAAAAGGCTACGTAATTACTAATAATCATGTTATTGCTGGAGCAGATAAAATTAAAGTTCAGCTGAATGATGGACGTAAATTTGAGGCTAAACTTGTTGGCCATGACGAACAAACAGATTTAGCATTACTACAACTTCCTTCTTATAAGAACCTAACTGAAGTTAAAATAGCTGATTCAGATATCTTAAAAGTAGGGGATTTTGTTGTAGCAGTAGGCAATCCATTCGGTCTTGACCAGACAGTAACTTCAGGAATTATTTCTGCATTAGGTCGTAGTGGACTTAATTTAGAAGGATTAGAAAATTTTATTCAAACTGATGCATCTATTAATCGTGGTAATTCTGGTGGTGCATTAGTTAATATTAACGGTGAACTAATTGGCATTAACACTGCTATTCTAGCACCTGGTGGAGGAAATATTGGCATTGGTTTTGCTATTCCTAGCAATATAGTAAAGAATTTAAGTCAGCAGCTAATTGAATTTGGAGAAGTTAAACGTAGCCAGCTTGGGATAAAAGGCACAGAATTAACTGCTGATATAGCAAAAGAGTTTCAAATTGAAGCACAGCATGGTGCTTTTATTAGCGAAGTAATAGCTGGATCAGCAGCAGCTAAAGCCAACATAAAAGCAGGTGATATTATCATTTCTATAGATGGAAAACTTATTCAAAGTTTCGATGAACTACGTGTAAAAGTAGGAACAACTACCCCAGGAAAAAAAATTAAGTTAGGTTTAATACGTAATGGTAAACCATTATCTCAAGTAGTAGTACTAGAAGATAGTGCTTATTGTACTTCTAACCCAGATTTATTAACTCCTGAGTTACAGGGTGCATATCTCAGCGATGGAACAATGAAAGATGGCACTAAATGTATCATAGTTGATGATGTTTTAAAGGATTCTCCTGCTGCATTAATGGGTATACAAAAGGGGGATATCATCATAGGAATTAATCTAAATAGATTAAATAACATTAGTCAACTACGTAAAATATTACGCAATAAACCAGCTGCGATGGCACTAAATATTCTTCGTGGTCATAAGAATATATTTTTATTATTAGAATAA
- the rplM gene encoding 50S ribosomal protein L13 encodes MKTFTAKLETIKRHWYIIDASDKILGRLATELACRLRGKNKVIYTPHIDTGDYFIVLNAKKIIVTGNKIIDKKYYHYTGFVGGLKEKTFKEMIVRRPEHIIKIAVKGMLPKGPLGRTMLKKLKVYAGATHRHVAQQPQFLNI; translated from the coding sequence ATGAAAACTTTTACAGCAAAGCTAGAAACTATCAAACGTCACTGGTATATTATTGATGCTAGTGATAAAATATTAGGGCGTCTTGCTACTGAACTGGCTTGTAGGCTACGTGGAAAAAATAAAGTTATCTACACTCCACACATAGATACAGGTGATTATTTTATAGTTTTAAATGCGAAAAAAATAATAGTAACCGGCAACAAAATTATTGATAAAAAATACTATCATTATACCGGTTTTGTGGGTGGTCTTAAAGAAAAAACATTTAAAGAAATGATAGTTCGACGCCCTGAGCATATAATTAAAATAGCAGTTAAAGGTATGTTACCAAAAGGTCCACTTGGACGTACTATGCTCAAAAAACTTAAAGTTTACGCGGGTGCTACACATCGCCATGTTGCACAGCAACCGCAATTTTTAAACATTTAG
- the rpsI gene encoding 30S ribosomal protein S9: MVAEAQYYGTGRRKSSSARVFFNKEGSGKIIINQRSIDNYFGRETARMIVIQPLKMVEMINKVDLYVTVKGGGISGQAEAIRHGITCALINYDETLRTILRKAGFITRDARKVERKKCGLRKARRRPQFSKR; encoded by the coding sequence ATGGTTGCTGAAGCGCAATACTATGGTACAGGTAGACGTAAAAGTTCTTCCGCTCGTGTCTTCTTTAATAAAGAAGGTAGTGGTAAAATTATTATCAACCAACGTAGTATAGATAATTACTTTGGGCGTGAAACAGCCCGTATGATAGTTATTCAACCATTAAAAATGGTTGAAATGATCAATAAAGTAGATCTTTATGTAACAGTTAAAGGTGGTGGTATATCCGGACAAGCAGAAGCAATACGACACGGTATAACTTGTGCACTAATTAATTATGATGAAACTTTACGTACTATTTTGCGTAAAGCTGGTTTTATTACTCGTGATGCTCGTAAGGTTGAACGTAAAAAATGTGGGCTACGTAAAGCTCGTCGTCGTCCGCAGTTCTCAAAAAGATAA
- the purH gene encoding bifunctional phosphoribosylaminoimidazolecarboxamide formyltransferase/IMP cyclohydrolase, which translates to MQLKLPIRNAILSVYDKTKIIEFAQHLSKYGVKILSTGGTARHLLEAGIKVTEVSDYTGFPEIINGRVKTLHPKIHGGILARRNIDDNTIIKKYGIEFIDMVVVNLYPFADKIASETGNINLEEAVEYIDIGGTTILRSAAKNYRYVAMVVNINDYSDIMLELDRNKGALNLETRFNLAIKAFKYTAAYEYNIAKFFSNYNKKIDDNHDQSIRNTSNKLPINLNINFVKKQDLRYGENYHQLAAFYIENGSKEKSIATAKQLQGKNLSYNNIADTDLALACVREFSEPTCVIVKHVNPCSVATGTNIFSAYKRAYKTDSTSAFGGVIAFNKSLDANTAREIIQSQFVEVIIAPTIDQNAIEILETKNNIRVLTIGHMNKIKSNLDLDIKRVNGGLLVQEQDCSIVNFSDLMVVSKRKPYQSEMRDAYFGWKVAKYVKSNAIVYARDNQTIGIGAGQMSRIFAAKIASIKASEEKLDISGSTLASDAFFPFRDVVDYAAAVGISCIIQPGGSIRDQEVITAANEHNIAMIFTKMRHFRH; encoded by the coding sequence ATGCAACTAAAACTTCCTATTCGTAATGCTATACTTAGTGTATATGATAAAACTAAAATTATTGAATTTGCCCAACATTTATCTAAATATGGTGTAAAAATACTATCTACTGGTGGTACTGCGCGCCATCTATTAGAAGCAGGAATAAAAGTAACTGAAGTGTCTGATTACACCGGATTCCCTGAAATTATTAACGGACGAGTAAAAACATTACATCCAAAAATACATGGTGGAATATTAGCACGCCGTAATATCGATGATAATACGATCATAAAAAAATATGGTATAGAATTTATTGATATGGTTGTGGTCAACTTATATCCATTCGCCGACAAAATAGCTTCAGAAACAGGTAATATTAATCTTGAAGAAGCAGTGGAATATATTGATATTGGTGGTACTACTATTTTACGCTCAGCAGCTAAAAACTATCGATATGTAGCAATGGTAGTAAATATTAATGATTATTCTGATATTATGTTAGAACTTGATCGTAATAAAGGAGCTCTAAATCTAGAAACTCGTTTTAATTTAGCTATTAAGGCCTTTAAATATACTGCAGCCTATGAATATAATATTGCTAAATTTTTTAGTAATTATAATAAAAAAATAGATGATAATCATGATCAAAGTATTAGAAATACTTCCAACAAGTTACCGATAAACTTAAATATAAATTTTGTCAAAAAACAAGATCTACGCTATGGTGAAAACTATCACCAGTTAGCAGCATTTTATATTGAAAATGGATCTAAAGAAAAATCAATAGCTACCGCAAAACAGTTGCAAGGTAAAAATCTTTCCTATAATAATATAGCTGATACTGACTTAGCGTTAGCGTGTGTTAGAGAGTTTAGTGAACCAACTTGCGTAATAGTAAAACACGTTAATCCATGTAGTGTTGCTACTGGCACCAATATTTTTTCAGCCTATAAACGTGCTTATAAAACTGATTCTACTTCAGCTTTCGGAGGAGTAATAGCATTTAATAAGTCACTAGACGCTAATACTGCTAGAGAAATTATTCAAAGCCAGTTTGTTGAAGTGATTATTGCACCAACAATAGATCAAAATGCTATAGAAATACTAGAAACTAAAAATAATATACGTGTTTTGACTATTGGTCATATGAATAAAATTAAATCTAATCTAGATTTAGATATAAAAAGAGTAAACGGGGGTTTACTAGTACAGGAACAAGATTGCAGTATAGTAAATTTTTCAGATCTTATGGTAGTAAGTAAACGTAAACCCTATCAGTCAGAGATGCGAGATGCTTATTTTGGTTGGAAAGTAGCTAAATACGTAAAATCAAATGCTATCGTTTATGCGCGAGATAACCAGACAATTGGTATTGGTGCAGGTCAGATGAGCCGTATTTTTGCAGCAAAAATTGCTAGTATAAAAGCTTCTGAAGAAAAACTAGATATCAGTGGATCTACTCTGGCTTCAGATGCCTTTTTTCCTTTTCGTGATGTAGTAGATTATGCTGCAGCAGTTGGTATAAGTTGTATTATTCAACCTGGTGGATCTATTAGAGATCAAGAAGTAATTACTGCTGCTAATGAACATAATATTGCTATGATTTTTACTAAAATGCGGCATTTTCGCCACTAA
- the purD gene encoding phosphoribosylamine--glycine ligase produces MNILIIGNGGREHALAWKVAQSPLAKKVFVAPGNAGTALENSLENVNIAATDISELIKFAKYNNIDFTIVGPEASLVIGIVDMFHDAGLIVFGPTKAAAQLEGSKNFTKNFLHRHNIPTGCYQNFKEVLPAINYVHKKGVPIVIKADGLAAGKGVIIATTLVEAEDAIKKILISKIFGESGNSIVIEEFISGEEISFIVMVDGKNVVPMATSQDYKRVGDGDNGLNTGGMGAYSPVPLVTNELYNKILDQIILPTIKGMARENNSYTGFLYAGLIITPEGQPKVIEFNCRLGDPETQTIILRMRSDLLAHCIAATKCNLDKEVFQWDERFALSVVLASVGYPSNYRIGYEISGLPTIDSNEEKVFHSGTLLEKGKLLTNSGRVLCVTTLGNTLAEAQKRTYKIVDCIKWQDSFCRRDIGYRAGLVVKSN; encoded by the coding sequence ATGAATATTTTAATTATTGGTAACGGTGGACGTGAACATGCTCTTGCATGGAAGGTAGCACAATCGCCTTTAGCAAAAAAAGTATTCGTAGCTCCTGGTAATGCTGGTACAGCTCTAGAAAATTCATTAGAAAATGTTAATATTGCCGCTACAGATATTTCAGAACTTATTAAATTTGCTAAATATAACAATATTGATTTCACTATTGTAGGTCCAGAAGCCTCTTTAGTAATAGGTATCGTAGATATGTTTCATGATGCTGGACTAATAGTTTTTGGACCAACTAAAGCAGCTGCACAGTTAGAGGGATCTAAAAATTTTACTAAAAATTTTCTACATCGCCATAATATACCTACTGGTTGTTATCAGAACTTCAAAGAAGTATTACCTGCTATAAATTATGTTCACAAAAAAGGTGTACCAATTGTAATTAAAGCAGATGGATTAGCAGCAGGTAAGGGAGTGATAATTGCTACTACTTTAGTAGAAGCTGAAGATGCAATAAAGAAAATATTAATTAGTAAAATTTTTGGGGAATCTGGTAATAGTATTGTGATAGAAGAATTTATTAGTGGTGAAGAAATCAGCTTTATAGTTATGGTAGATGGTAAAAATGTTGTACCTATGGCTACTAGCCAAGATTATAAAAGAGTAGGTGATGGAGATAATGGTCTTAATACTGGCGGAATGGGTGCATATTCTCCAGTACCATTAGTCACTAATGAATTATATAATAAAATATTAGATCAAATTATTTTACCTACCATAAAAGGGATGGCTAGAGAAAATAATAGCTATACAGGTTTCCTTTATGCAGGTCTTATAATAACACCAGAAGGACAACCTAAAGTCATTGAGTTTAATTGCCGTTTAGGAGATCCAGAAACCCAGACTATAATATTGCGTATGCGCTCAGATTTATTAGCTCATTGCATAGCTGCCACTAAATGTAATTTAGATAAAGAAGTATTTCAATGGGACGAAAGATTTGCACTTAGTGTAGTATTAGCTTCAGTAGGGTATCCTAGCAATTACCGTATTGGTTATGAAATTAGTGGATTACCAACTATAGATAGTAACGAAGAAAAAGTGTTTCATTCTGGTACACTACTGGAAAAAGGTAAGCTATTAACAAATAGCGGTAGAGTATTATGTGTTACTACACTAGGAAATACTTTAGCCGAAGCACAAAAACGTACTTACAAAATAGTAGACTGTATAAAATGGCAAGATAGTTTTTGCAGGCGCGATATTGGTTATAGGGCAGGGCTAGTTGTTAAATCAAATTAA
- the hupA gene encoding nucleoid-associated protein HU-alpha, translating into MNKTKLIDVIAEKANLSKAQAKLALESTLAAITESLKDGYAVQLVGFGTFKIHHRSERIGRNPQTGKEIKIAAVNVPAFISGKILKAAVN; encoded by the coding sequence ATGAATAAAACTAAACTAATTGATGTAATTGCCGAGAAAGCTAATCTATCTAAAGCACAGGCTAAATTAGCACTAGAATCTACTTTAGCAGCAATTACTGAGTCTCTTAAAGATGGTTATGCCGTACAATTGGTTGGTTTCGGCACATTTAAAATTCATCATCGTAGCGAGCGTATTGGCCGTAATCCACAGACTGGTAAAGAAATAAAAATAGCTGCTGTTAACGTTCCTGCGTTTATTTCTGGAAAAATATTAAAGGCAGCCGTAAACTAA